The following proteins come from a genomic window of Frankia casuarinae:
- a CDS encoding class II glutamine amidotransferase has protein sequence MCHLFAMSSGPTRVQATFWLLDAPDSPRAATLRTPEGAGLGGFDADGTAWVVKQAIRNRADTAFAQEPQHVTSSTFVAHVRHASTGRACEDNTHPFVRNGRIFAHNGVIEGLDKLDAELGTGGLPVLGDTDSERFFALVTREIDACDGDVGEGIASAARWAAENLPLYSINMILITERDLWALRYPDTNGLYVLRRGPGGRNERHLDHASPFSEIRVRSLDLLTKPAVVVESERMDEDPRWRLMESGELLHVAADLTVTSRIVLDGPPVHQLSLDELRPQAAVSQTTAVPDLPLSA, from the coding sequence ATGTGTCATCTGTTCGCGATGAGCAGCGGGCCGACGAGGGTGCAGGCGACTTTCTGGCTGTTGGATGCGCCGGACAGTCCCCGGGCGGCGACGTTGCGGACCCCGGAGGGGGCTGGTCTCGGCGGATTCGACGCCGATGGCACCGCGTGGGTGGTCAAACAGGCCATTCGGAACCGGGCCGACACGGCATTCGCCCAGGAGCCGCAGCACGTCACCTCCTCGACGTTCGTCGCGCATGTCCGGCACGCCTCCACCGGCCGGGCCTGCGAGGACAACACCCATCCGTTCGTTCGAAACGGGCGGATCTTCGCGCACAACGGCGTGATCGAGGGGCTGGACAAGCTGGACGCCGAGCTCGGCACGGGCGGTCTCCCGGTCCTCGGTGACACCGACTCGGAACGCTTCTTCGCCCTCGTCACCCGCGAGATCGACGCCTGTGACGGGGACGTCGGCGAGGGAATCGCATCCGCCGCTCGTTGGGCCGCCGAGAACCTGCCGCTGTACTCCATCAACATGATTCTCATCACGGAGCGGGACCTCTGGGCTCTGCGGTATCCGGACACCAATGGCCTGTACGTCCTTCGGCGTGGCCCGGGTGGGCGCAACGAACGCCACCTTGATCACGCGAGTCCGTTCAGCGAGATCCGGGTCCGCTCTCTCGACCTGCTCACCAAGCCCGCGGTCGTGGTCGAGAGCGAGCGGATGGACGAGGACCCTCGGTGGCGGTTGATGGAGAGCGGGGAGCTGCTGCATGTGGCCGCCGATCTCACCGTGACCTCTCGGATCGTGTTGGACGGGCCGCCGGTTCACCAGCTGTCCCTCGACGAGCTGCGGCCGCAGGCCGCCGTGTCGCAGACCACCGCGGTGCCCGACCTCCCTCTGTCCGCGTGA
- a CDS encoding glycosyltransferase family 4 protein: MAESLGSFQALCILFFCEQYPPVVWDGAGTYTAALATALAKLGHDVHVLCAQGRHVVDSVEDGVHVHRRPLLRVPVSRGLGKLGAQLRGPLYPRDSLALRASLPLSYSLWMRQLGLRPDVIETQDGETRGLIQAIRRSTPLAIHLHCPTMLTVRLSGQPVGLKGLVADRLDRTSASLAAVVTSPSQLLVDTLREQGWLGDREVEVIPNPFDAEPWLDIPDVADTTPTVAVVGRLEAYKGVDVLLDASARLRGAGVAHRLVLAGRSAGEINGVPSGEWLARRARQLELDVEFTGHLSGSQIRDVYRRARVVAVPSRFESFSIAAVEAMAAGRPVVTTTRAGVAPFVERWEAGSSVPAGDPVALADALAPFLLDPARASAFGARGRLGVVEIEPSAIARRKVEAYQRGIAHFDTRNRQQHPRPSHAAADLYPDLSRERRRHRHWPAARP, encoded by the coding sequence GTGGCGGAGTCATTGGGATCTTTCCAGGCGCTGTGCATTCTCTTCTTCTGCGAGCAGTACCCGCCCGTCGTCTGGGACGGCGCGGGCACCTACACCGCGGCGCTGGCCACGGCACTCGCGAAGCTCGGCCACGACGTCCACGTCCTGTGCGCCCAAGGGCGTCATGTCGTCGACTCGGTGGAGGACGGGGTGCACGTCCACCGGCGCCCGTTACTACGGGTGCCGGTCAGCCGCGGGCTGGGAAAGCTCGGCGCCCAACTCCGGGGACCCCTGTACCCGCGTGACTCGCTGGCGCTGCGGGCCAGCCTCCCGCTGTCCTATAGCTTGTGGATGCGTCAACTCGGACTCAGACCAGACGTGATCGAGACCCAGGACGGGGAAACCCGCGGCCTGATCCAGGCCATACGTCGCTCCACGCCGCTCGCCATCCACCTCCACTGCCCGACCATGCTCACGGTCAGGCTTTCCGGCCAGCCGGTCGGGTTGAAGGGCCTGGTCGCCGACCGGCTGGACCGGACATCGGCGAGCCTGGCCGCCGTGGTCACCTCACCGTCGCAGCTGCTCGTCGACACGCTGCGGGAGCAAGGCTGGTTGGGTGACCGTGAGGTGGAGGTGATTCCCAATCCGTTCGACGCCGAGCCGTGGCTCGACATACCCGACGTCGCCGACACCACGCCGACAGTCGCCGTCGTGGGTCGACTCGAGGCCTACAAGGGCGTGGACGTGCTGCTCGACGCGTCGGCCCGCCTTCGTGGCGCGGGGGTGGCGCACCGGCTGGTGCTCGCGGGACGCTCGGCGGGTGAGATCAACGGGGTGCCCTCGGGCGAGTGGCTGGCCCGCCGGGCCCGCCAGCTTGAGCTGGACGTCGAGTTCACCGGGCACCTGTCCGGTTCTCAGATCCGCGACGTCTACCGGCGGGCCCGTGTCGTCGCCGTGCCGAGCCGCTTCGAGAGCTTCTCGATCGCGGCCGTCGAGGCGATGGCGGCCGGCCGGCCGGTGGTGACCACGACCCGGGCCGGAGTCGCGCCCTTCGTCGAGCGGTGGGAGGCCGGATCCTCGGTACCGGCCGGCGATCCGGTGGCGCTGGCGGATGCGCTGGCGCCGTTCCTGCTTGACCCCGCGCGGGCGAGCGCGTTCGGGGCACGGGGTCGCCTCGGCGTGGTCGAGATCGAGCCCTCGGCCATCGCTCGCCGCAAGGTCGAGGCGTACCAGCGCGGCATCGCCCACTTCGACACCCGCAACCGGCAGCAACACCCCCGGCCGAGCCACGCGGCCGCCGATTTATACCCCGACCTGTCCCGGGAACGGCGCCGCCACCGGCACTGGCCCGCAGCCCGGCCCTGA
- a CDS encoding ABC transporter ATP-binding protein — MIEAQGLTKRYGRTVAVNDLSFTVQPGKVTGFLGPNGAGKSTTMRMILGLDNPSAGQVRIDGKRYAELKEPLRQVGALLEAKWVHPNRSARSHLRWMAAANRIPGKRVDEVLEIVGLTSVAGKRAGGFSLGMAQRLGIATALLGDPQVLLFDEPVNGLDPEGILWIRQFMHRLADEGRTIFVSSHLLSEMALTAQELVVIGRGRLIAQTSTHAFIDMASESAVRVRGPEMERLRGVLTGQGLAVRDVAAGDGGPAAFLVSNSSTEQVGELAGRIGLVLHELAAQRGSLEQAFIQLTGGEVEYHAGTPGPGDSRSATGAPPGPVPAGTAAGPLAGTPRQSVDGGVDAGGVGVGGGSSASAEAARGGTGR; from the coding sequence ATGATCGAGGCGCAAGGGCTCACCAAGCGGTACGGACGTACGGTCGCCGTCAACGACCTGTCCTTCACGGTGCAGCCAGGCAAGGTGACCGGTTTCCTGGGGCCGAATGGTGCGGGAAAGTCCACTACAATGCGGATGATCCTGGGGCTCGACAATCCGAGCGCAGGCCAGGTCCGTATCGACGGTAAGCGATATGCCGAGCTGAAGGAACCACTCCGCCAGGTCGGAGCGCTGCTGGAAGCGAAATGGGTGCATCCCAACCGCTCCGCCCGCTCGCACCTGCGGTGGATGGCCGCGGCGAACCGAATTCCCGGGAAGCGGGTCGACGAGGTCCTGGAGATCGTCGGGCTCACCTCGGTCGCCGGCAAGCGGGCGGGTGGCTTCTCGCTCGGGATGGCACAGCGTCTCGGGATCGCGACGGCCCTGCTGGGTGACCCGCAGGTCCTTCTCTTCGACGAGCCCGTGAATGGGCTGGACCCGGAAGGAATCCTCTGGATTCGTCAGTTCATGCATCGACTTGCGGACGAGGGGCGGACGATCTTCGTCTCTAGTCATCTGCTGTCCGAGATGGCGCTGACCGCCCAGGAGCTCGTCGTCATCGGTCGCGGGCGGCTGATCGCCCAGACCAGTACCCATGCGTTCATCGACATGGCGTCCGAGTCGGCGGTCCGGGTCCGCGGGCCGGAGATGGAGCGGCTGCGTGGCGTGCTGACCGGTCAGGGCCTCGCGGTTCGAGACGTCGCCGCCGGCGACGGTGGTCCGGCGGCGTTCCTCGTGTCGAACAGCAGCACCGAGCAGGTCGGCGAGCTGGCCGGTCGGATCGGGCTCGTCCTGCACGAGCTGGCGGCGCAGCGCGGCTCGTTGGAGCAGGCGTTCATCCAACTGACCGGCGGCGAGGTGGAGTACCACGCCGGGACGCCGGGGCCTGGCGACAGCCGGTCGGCGACAGGTGCTCCGCCGGGGCCCGTGCCGGCGGGAACTGCCGCCGGTCCACTGGCCGGGACACCCCGCCAGTCGGTTGACGGTGGCGTGGATGCCGGTGGCGTGGGTGTCGGGGGCGGTTCGTCGGCCTCGGCCGAGGCGGCACGAGGAGGGACTGGACGATGA
- a CDS encoding glycoside hydrolase family 65 protein: MIDKASYLIESWSIQESGLDISDLGRSESLFALSNGHIGLRGNLDEGDPHGLPGTYLNSVHELRPLPYAEAGYGYPESGQTVINVTNGKVIRLLVDDEPFDIRYGDLRSHQRAIDFREGVLRRDVEWVSPAGQTIRVHSERLVSFSQRSIAAVYYEIEPVGDPARVVIQSELVANEQLPAWHGDPRAASALESPLRSERHRASGTMVELVHITHRSEIRVAAAMDHEFAGPDSLGVSSESEPDAGRVTATAVLAPGEKLRMVKFIAYGWSEQRSLPALRDQAAAALVAARQTGWPGLVAEQRQYLDAFWKRADVEVDGDPEVQQAVRFALFHVLQAGSRAERRAIPAKGLTGPGYDGHAFWDSESYVLPVLTYTAPDAAADALRWRYATLPLARERADLLNLKGAVFPWRTIHGEECSGYWPAGTAAFHVNADIADAVARYVTITGDERFERTVGLEILIETARLWRSLGHHDLDGRFRIDGVTGPDEYSAIADNNVYTNLMAQRNLVAAADAARRHPDRAAELGVDAEVTASWRDAAENMFIPYDPHLGVHPQSEGFTEHQVWDFANTAPEQYPLLLHFPYFDLYRKQVIKQADLVLAMQRRGDAFTMDEKIRNFAYYEALTVRDSSLSACSQAVLAAECGHLSLAHDYLREAALMDLHDIEHNTGDGLHMASLAGSWIALVEGFGGLRDGGEVISFAPRLPEGLTRLAFGLCVRGRHLRVEVSDSTAVYTVPAGPAMTLLHHGKTVRVVPGQPVSMEVPPTPVLERPKQPSGREPLRFLRLPGTGGRIGPTGPSGSVNSIDG; the protein is encoded by the coding sequence ATGATCGACAAAGCGTCCTATCTGATCGAGTCGTGGTCCATCCAGGAGTCCGGTCTCGACATCTCCGATCTGGGCCGCTCCGAGTCATTGTTCGCCCTGTCCAACGGCCATATCGGGCTCCGGGGAAACCTCGACGAGGGCGATCCGCACGGCCTGCCGGGCACCTACCTGAACTCGGTCCACGAGCTGCGGCCCCTGCCCTATGCCGAGGCCGGCTACGGATATCCAGAGTCCGGCCAGACGGTCATCAACGTCACCAACGGCAAGGTGATCCGTCTACTTGTCGACGACGAGCCGTTTGACATCCGCTATGGCGATCTGCGGTCGCATCAGCGGGCGATCGACTTCCGGGAGGGCGTGCTCCGGCGGGACGTGGAATGGGTCTCGCCGGCGGGGCAGACTATCCGGGTGCACTCCGAGCGGCTGGTGTCGTTCTCGCAGCGTTCCATCGCGGCCGTGTACTACGAGATCGAGCCGGTGGGCGACCCGGCGCGGGTCGTCATCCAGTCGGAGCTGGTGGCCAACGAGCAGCTGCCGGCCTGGCACGGTGACCCGCGGGCCGCGTCCGCGCTGGAGTCGCCGCTGCGATCCGAGCGCCATCGGGCGAGCGGCACGATGGTTGAGCTCGTCCACATCACCCACCGCAGCGAGATCCGTGTCGCCGCGGCCATGGACCACGAGTTTGCCGGGCCGGACTCGCTGGGTGTCTCCTCGGAGAGCGAGCCGGACGCCGGCCGGGTGACGGCCACGGCGGTACTCGCCCCGGGCGAGAAGCTGCGGATGGTCAAGTTCATCGCCTACGGCTGGTCGGAGCAACGGTCCCTGCCGGCCCTCAGAGACCAAGCGGCCGCGGCGCTGGTCGCAGCGCGGCAGACCGGGTGGCCCGGTCTCGTCGCCGAGCAGCGGCAGTACCTGGATGCCTTCTGGAAGCGGGCCGACGTCGAGGTCGACGGCGATCCGGAGGTGCAGCAGGCCGTTCGCTTCGCGCTGTTCCACGTCCTGCAGGCCGGATCGCGGGCCGAGCGGCGGGCGATCCCGGCCAAGGGCCTGACCGGCCCCGGCTACGACGGGCACGCCTTCTGGGACTCCGAGTCGTACGTGCTCCCCGTCCTGACGTACACCGCGCCCGACGCGGCCGCCGACGCGCTGCGCTGGCGGTACGCGACTCTGCCGCTGGCCAGGGAACGAGCCGATCTGCTCAATCTGAAGGGCGCCGTCTTCCCCTGGCGCACCATCCACGGAGAGGAGTGCTCCGGATACTGGCCAGCCGGGACGGCCGCCTTCCACGTCAACGCCGACATCGCCGACGCGGTCGCCCGCTACGTCACCATCACCGGGGACGAGCGGTTCGAGCGCACGGTGGGGCTGGAGATCCTGATCGAGACCGCCCGGCTGTGGCGGTCGCTGGGACATCACGACCTCGACGGCCGCTTCCGGATCGACGGTGTCACGGGCCCGGACGAGTACTCGGCCATCGCCGACAACAACGTCTACACGAACCTGATGGCGCAGCGGAACCTCGTGGCCGCGGCGGACGCCGCCCGCCGCCATCCCGACCGGGCCGCCGAGCTGGGCGTGGACGCCGAGGTCACGGCGTCCTGGCGGGACGCGGCCGAGAACATGTTCATCCCCTACGACCCCCATCTCGGCGTCCATCCGCAGTCCGAGGGATTCACCGAACACCAGGTCTGGGACTTCGCGAACACCGCGCCCGAGCAGTACCCTCTGCTGCTGCACTTCCCGTACTTCGACCTCTACCGCAAGCAGGTCATCAAGCAGGCGGACCTGGTCCTGGCGATGCAGCGCCGGGGTGACGCCTTCACGATGGACGAGAAGATCCGCAACTTCGCCTACTACGAAGCTCTGACGGTTCGGGACTCGTCACTGTCGGCATGCTCCCAGGCGGTGCTGGCCGCTGAGTGTGGGCACCTGTCGCTCGCCCATGACTACCTGCGCGAAGCCGCCCTGATGGATCTGCATGACATCGAGCACAACACCGGAGATGGGCTGCACATGGCCTCCCTCGCGGGAAGCTGGATCGCCCTCGTCGAGGGCTTCGGTGGGCTGCGTGACGGCGGTGAGGTGATCTCGTTCGCGCCGCGGTTGCCCGAGGGACTGACCAGGCTGGCCTTCGGGCTCTGTGTCCGCGGGCGGCACCTGCGGGTGGAGGTCTCCGACTCGACGGCCGTCTACACCGTCCCCGCGGGGCCGGCGATGACGTTGCTGCACCACGGCAAGACCGTCCGGGTGGTTCCCGGCCAGCCGGTCAGCATGGAGGTCCCGCCGACGCCCGTCCTGGAACGGCCGAAGCAGCCCTCGGGCCGGGAGCCGCTGCGCTTCCTGCGCCTGCCCGGGACCGGCGGCCGTATCGGTCCTACCGGCCCTAGCGGTTCCGTCAACAGCATCGACGGCTGA
- a CDS encoding LLM class F420-dependent oxidoreductase translates to MVAEVGRIGLWATERQWPKDVPARAEIAAEVEALGVPTVWIGAASGDLELAAAILDNTDRLVVGTSILNIWTEPADVVADHYAMLAKAHPDRILLGLGAGHKELVEKRIDRRYERPVDVLVDYLDTLDELGVPRAGRALAALGPRVLGIAAQRTAGALPYLTTPEHTRRARELLGPDALLAPEQMVILDTDPAQARAVAHDTLAFYLKLPNYVNNLRRLGFTEDDLTGAGSQRLVDAVVAWGDVDSVLARVAEHHEAGADHVAIQVLTSTPTRLPREQWARLAPVIVG, encoded by the coding sequence GTGGTAGCAGAGGTCGGCAGGATCGGGTTGTGGGCAACCGAGCGGCAGTGGCCGAAGGATGTCCCGGCCCGGGCGGAGATCGCGGCCGAGGTGGAGGCCCTTGGCGTCCCGACGGTATGGATCGGCGCGGCCAGTGGCGATCTTGAGCTCGCGGCCGCGATCCTGGACAACACGGATCGGTTGGTGGTCGGTACCAGCATCCTCAACATCTGGACCGAACCGGCGGACGTCGTCGCCGATCATTACGCCATGCTGGCGAAGGCGCACCCCGACCGGATCCTGCTCGGGCTCGGTGCCGGCCACAAGGAGCTGGTGGAGAAGAGGATCGACCGTCGCTACGAGCGTCCCGTTGACGTCCTCGTCGACTATCTCGACACCCTCGACGAGCTGGGCGTCCCGCGGGCCGGCCGGGCGCTGGCCGCTCTCGGTCCCCGCGTGCTGGGGATCGCCGCGCAGCGCACCGCGGGTGCCCTGCCCTACCTCACCACCCCCGAGCACACCCGGCGCGCCCGGGAGCTGCTTGGCCCGGACGCACTACTCGCGCCCGAGCAGATGGTCATCCTCGACACCGATCCGGCTCAGGCCCGGGCGGTCGCGCACGACACCCTCGCGTTCTACCTGAAGCTGCCGAACTACGTGAACAACCTGCGCCGTCTCGGCTTCACCGAGGACGATCTGACGGGTGCCGGCTCGCAGCGCCTCGTCGATGCCGTGGTGGCCTGGGGCGATGTGGACTCCGTGCTAGCCAGGGTCGCCGAGCACCATGAGGCCGGTGCCGATCACGTGGCCATCCAGGTGCTGACCTCCACTCCCACCCGGCTCCCGCGCGAGCAGTGGGCCCGGCTGGCGCCGGTCATCGTCGGCTGA
- the dcd gene encoding dCTP deaminase gives MLLSDRDIRTEIATGRIRLDPHDPGLIQPSSIDLRLDRWFRVFANHRYSHIDPSLEQEDLTELIAPEGDEPFVLHPGEFVLGSTLEIVTLPDDLAGRLEGKSSLGRLGLLTHSTAGFIDPGFSGHVTLELSNVATLPIKLWPGMKIGQLCLFRLSSPAEHSYGSTIYGSRYQGQRGPTPSRAYRDFTRAPVPNGEIPPG, from the coding sequence GTGCTGTTGTCCGACCGGGACATCCGGACCGAGATCGCCACGGGCCGGATCCGTCTCGACCCCCACGACCCTGGCCTCATCCAGCCGTCCAGCATCGATCTACGGCTGGACCGCTGGTTCCGGGTCTTCGCCAACCACCGGTACAGCCACATTGATCCCTCTCTTGAGCAGGAGGATCTCACCGAGCTCATCGCCCCGGAGGGCGACGAGCCGTTCGTCCTGCATCCGGGCGAGTTCGTCCTCGGCTCGACGCTGGAGATCGTCACCCTGCCCGACGATCTCGCCGGCCGGCTGGAAGGGAAGTCGAGTCTCGGCCGGCTCGGGCTGCTCACGCACTCGACGGCGGGCTTCATCGACCCCGGCTTCTCCGGGCACGTCACGCTGGAACTGTCGAACGTGGCGACGCTGCCGATCAAACTCTGGCCCGGCATGAAGATCGGCCAGCTCTGCCTGTTCCGGCTGTCCTCGCCGGCCGAGCACTCGTACGGCTCGACCATCTACGGTTCGCGCTACCAGGGTCAGCGCGGCCCGACCCCGTCGAGGGCCTACCGGGACTTCACCCGCGCACCGGTCCCGAACGGGGAGATCCCCCCAGGCTGA
- a CDS encoding ABC transporter permease — protein MTLLTVERIKLFSTRSPWWCMILATALTVGLTSIFAAATSDNDLADLTPNVTQFAYNFGLVVMMVMAALAVTTEYRFSTIRSTFLAVPTRTPALLAKAVVVALLAGTVGELTAFASWGVAKLIRPDAPLALDTAQEYRNVFGVGLVYLFAAIFALALGLIIRQSAGAIVIMLVYLFLAESLLPAIPRVGRHIQHWLPFVNGDNFIVAGQVEHSDGPPVVKGMPFGPWGSLVYFAAICLGLFAIGLVLAKRRDA, from the coding sequence ATGACACTGCTCACCGTCGAGCGGATCAAGCTGTTCTCGACCCGCTCACCGTGGTGGTGCATGATCCTGGCGACCGCGCTCACCGTGGGGCTGACCTCGATCTTCGCGGCGGCGACCAGCGATAACGACCTCGCCGACCTCACCCCGAACGTCACCCAGTTCGCCTACAACTTCGGCCTCGTGGTGATGATGGTGATGGCCGCGCTGGCGGTCACCACCGAGTACCGCTTCAGCACGATCCGGTCCACGTTCCTCGCGGTGCCCACCCGGACGCCGGCACTGCTCGCGAAGGCCGTCGTCGTCGCCCTGCTCGCGGGGACCGTCGGCGAGCTCACCGCCTTCGCTTCCTGGGGCGTCGCCAAGCTGATCAGGCCGGATGCCCCCCTGGCCCTGGACACGGCGCAGGAGTACCGCAACGTCTTCGGTGTCGGTCTGGTCTACCTGTTCGCGGCGATCTTTGCCTTGGCTCTGGGTCTGATCATCCGGCAGTCGGCGGGCGCGATCGTGATCATGCTCGTCTACCTGTTCCTGGCGGAGAGCCTGTTGCCGGCGATCCCCCGGGTCGGTCGCCACATCCAGCACTGGCTGCCGTTTGTCAACGGCGACAACTTCATCGTCGCCGGGCAGGTGGAGCATTCCGACGGGCCGCCCGTGGTGAAGGGGATGCCCTTCGGCCCCTGGGGCTCCCTGGTGTACTTCGCCGCGATCTGCCTCGGCCTGTTCGCCATCGGGCTCGTCCTGGCCAAGCGTCGGGACGCCTGA
- a CDS encoding beta-phosphoglucomutase family hydrolase, which produces MLGLPDHIEACLFDLDGVLTNTATIHAAAWKETFDDFLENWAKRSGEPFVPFDLEHDYVEYVDGRPRIDGVRAFLDARHIRLPDGTPDDPPSALTVHGLSNRKNFLLLERIRRDSVDIYPGSVTYLRELATRGIPRVVVSSSANCAEVLKATGLDALVDGAVDGLVAARDHLAGKPAPDTFLAGARLLGVPPRRAAVFEDALAGVEAGRAGGFGWVVGIDRVGHAAALRAHGADIVVNDLADLLGHGSGPGPE; this is translated from the coding sequence ATGCTCGGGCTACCCGATCACATCGAGGCATGTCTGTTCGACCTGGATGGCGTGCTGACGAACACCGCGACGATCCACGCGGCCGCGTGGAAAGAGACGTTCGACGATTTCCTGGAGAACTGGGCCAAGCGGTCGGGAGAGCCGTTCGTCCCCTTCGACCTCGAGCATGACTATGTCGAGTACGTTGACGGCCGGCCCAGGATCGACGGTGTGCGAGCCTTTCTCGACGCCCGTCACATCAGGCTTCCCGACGGAACACCGGACGACCCGCCGTCCGCGCTCACCGTGCATGGGCTGTCCAACCGGAAGAACTTCCTCCTGCTGGAACGGATTCGGAGGGACAGCGTGGACATCTATCCCGGCTCGGTGACGTATCTGCGGGAACTGGCCACGCGGGGGATCCCCCGCGTGGTCGTCTCCTCCAGCGCCAACTGCGCCGAGGTGTTGAAGGCGACTGGGCTTGACGCCCTCGTTGACGGAGCGGTGGACGGCCTCGTTGCCGCCCGTGACCACCTCGCCGGAAAGCCCGCGCCCGACACCTTCCTCGCCGGCGCCCGGCTGCTCGGGGTGCCGCCGCGGCGGGCGGCGGTGTTCGAGGACGCCCTGGCCGGCGTCGAGGCGGGGCGGGCCGGCGGGTTCGGCTGGGTCGTGGGGATCGACCGGGTGGGGCACGCCGCCGCGTTGCGCGCCCACGGGGCCGACATCGTGGTGAACGACCTGGCGGACCTGCTCGGCCACGGCTCCGGGCCCGGCCCCGAATGA
- a CDS encoding PIG-L deacetylase family protein codes for MSAATASISDRVRWPVFAAIREVDGMNVAKVVRRVIPGDPETVRDRVMVPARSLWRRAWTRRGIDITSSMTTRSCLVVAPHPDDETLGCAVAIMRKRAAGTPVTVVIVSDGSRAEPVTLPPAELIEVRKAETRRACTLLDVDESDVRFLGFPDAELSDRIDAIAARLTELIETLAPEQILAPTSCEGHPDHDATNEAVRRAVATTGYRGQVLEYTVWFWTHWPWTLGYGTAGWSAERLFVQPVRRLRERRPLLVDARGFRARQRRALAEHATQVGEDDAASDAATPVTGSLLATLGSPYEVYVAAGALRHLDFERPWRAGHQVRGSR; via the coding sequence GTGAGCGCGGCCACGGCGTCGATCTCGGATCGCGTCCGCTGGCCGGTGTTCGCCGCCATACGGGAGGTCGACGGGATGAACGTGGCGAAGGTGGTCCGGCGGGTGATCCCGGGTGATCCGGAGACGGTGCGCGACCGGGTGATGGTGCCGGCGCGGTCGCTGTGGCGCCGGGCCTGGACCCGGCGAGGCATCGACATCACCTCGTCCATGACGACGAGGTCGTGTCTCGTCGTCGCACCACACCCCGACGACGAGACGCTGGGCTGCGCGGTGGCCATCATGCGTAAGCGGGCCGCCGGCACCCCGGTCACGGTGGTGATTGTCAGCGACGGCTCCCGCGCGGAGCCGGTGACGCTCCCGCCAGCGGAGTTGATCGAGGTGCGCAAGGCGGAGACTCGCCGGGCCTGCACCCTGCTGGACGTTGACGAGTCCGACGTGCGCTTTCTTGGTTTCCCCGACGCCGAGCTCTCCGACCGGATCGACGCCATCGCCGCGCGGCTCACCGAGCTCATCGAGACCCTCGCGCCCGAGCAGATCTTGGCGCCGACCTCGTGCGAGGGGCACCCGGACCACGACGCGACCAACGAGGCGGTGCGCCGAGCGGTCGCCACCACCGGTTATCGCGGCCAGGTGCTCGAATACACCGTCTGGTTCTGGACGCACTGGCCCTGGACCTTGGGTTACGGGACGGCGGGCTGGTCGGCTGAGCGTCTGTTCGTCCAGCCGGTCCGCCGGTTGCGGGAACGCCGCCCGCTGCTCGTGGACGCCCGCGGTTTCCGGGCGCGGCAGCGCAGGGCCCTCGCGGAGCACGCCACCCAGGTGGGGGAGGACGACGCGGCGTCCGACGCCGCCACCCCGGTGACCGGCTCCCTGCTCGCGACCCTGGGGAGTCCGTACGAGGTCTACGTCGCCGCGGGGGCGCTGCGGCACCTCGACTTCGAGCGGCCGTGGCGGGCCGGTCACCAGGTACGGGGCAGCCGGTAG